The following are from one region of the Rhipicephalus microplus isolate Deutch F79 chromosome 1, USDA_Rmic, whole genome shotgun sequence genome:
- the LOC142768950 gene encoding monocarboxylate transporter 9-like: MRNRIDCRWDVVAVAMLTNLFAVATSRTMGWFYVAFIEEFGLNRQSTSWPGFLLMCCHRTAGLLVSVLHKHMSLFLIGLLGSFFAWGGMAVSAFAPSISWMSFTMGIVHGIGSGVVIQAHTVVVLQHFSKYRGIAAGFMFTANPVSAILFPAVLSALNDAFGLRGAVVIYGALIMNISALCPVLKEPPWIARAGAIREEGARGHHREHKTSIDSTGCDMKLLAKSDEPAATAFSNEKI, translated from the exons ATGCGAAACCGTATCGACTGCCGATGGGATGTAGTCGCAGTGGCAATGTTGACCAACCTATTCGCGGTTGCAACCAGTAGGACCATGGGGTGGTTCTACGTAGCGTTTATTGAGGAGTTCGGCTTGAATCGCCAATCCACCTCCTGGCCCGGTTTTCTGCTCATGTGCTGCCATCGAACTGCAG GTTTGTTGGTTAGTGTGCTCCACAAGCACATGTCGCTGTTTCTGATTGGCCTCTTGGGCAGCTTTTTCGCCTGGGGTGGTATGGCAGTATCTGCGTTTGCTCCGAGCATTTCCTGGATGTCCTTTACCATGGGGATAGTGCACG GTATTGGTTCCGGAGTGGTGATACAGGCTCACACGGTCGTGGTCCTGCAGCACTTCAGTAAATACCGGGGCATTGCAGCAGGTTTTATGTTCACCGCAAACCCTGTCAGCGCTATTTTGTTCCCGGCTGTATTGTCGGCCCTCAACGACGCCTTCGGCTTGCGTGGAGCGGTGGTTATATACGGGGCTCTCATCATGAATATATCCGCTTTATGTCCCGTTTTGAAGGAGCCGCCTTGGATTGCAAGGGCTGGAGCAATACGAGAGGAGGGTGCACGTGGCCACCATCGCGAGCACAAGACATCCATAGACTCAACTGGTTGTGACATGAAGCTTTTGGCTAAATCAGATGAGCCGGCAGCCACGGCGTTTTCTAATGAAAAGATATAA